The Thioalkalivibrio nitratireducens DSM 14787 DNA segment TCACCTGGTGCGTCGGAATCAGAAAGGAGTTCGAGGTGGCGATCGCCACTGTCAGCGCGAACACCCGCGGATCCGCTTCCATGCCCGCGACCTGGGCGGCCATCGCGAAGTTGATCGACAGCGGCACCAGCAGCACGGTCGCGCCCACATTCGACATCACCAGCGTGAAAAAAGTGGCCAAGGCGAAGATCGTCGCCTGGAGCACCCAGGGGGAGACCTGCCCGAGCAGATCCAGCGTGTTCTGCGCAATCCAGGCCGCGGTACCGGTATTTTCGACGGCCGCACCCAGCGGGATCAGACTGGCCAGCAGGAACACTGTCTTCCAGCTCACCGCGCGGTAGGCGTCGTCGATGTCGAGCACGCCGGTCAGAATCATCCCGAGCGCGCCGGTCAGCAGCGATACCGACAGCGGCAGGTCGGTGAACAGAATCATGCCCAGCGCGAGCGCGAGGAAAGCAAGCGCGTGCGGCACCTTGCTGGGACGCAGCTGCTCCCGGGGGTAGTCGCTGGTCACGATCACGAAGTCACGGTTGCCCTCCAGGCGGGCCAGGGACTCCCAGTCGCAGTGCACCACCAGGGTATCGGCGCCGCGCAAGGGCACGTCACGCAGGCCTTCCCGGATCGGCTCCTCGCCCCGCTGCAGCCGCAGCACGGACAAGCCGTAGGTGCGGCGCATCGCGACGTCGGTCACGGTCTTGCCGATCAGACTGGAACCCGGGGCGATGACCACCTCGGCCACCCCGGACTTGCCCGGGGCCATCGCATCCGCGAACACCTTCAGCTCGCGCCGCGGGCGGATCCCGGTCGCATCCAGGAACCGGCCCAGTGCCTCCGGGGAGCCGAGCACGGCCAGATCCTGACCCGCCTCGAGTTCATATCCGCTCCAGGGGCCCATGCGCAGGTCGCCCTTCAGGTGACTGCCGATGATCACGATGCCGAAGCGCTGTTCGATCTCGGCCACGGTCAACCCGACCAGGTCGCAGTCGCTCGCGACGTTGGCCTCGCGGATCTGGTAGTTCAGCCCATAGACCCGCTGAAAATACTCTGCCGTATTCTCGCCGCTGCTGCCCTTGGTATCCGCCGACGGAAGCACGAAACGCCCGAACACCACGAAGTACACGATCGCAGACGCCAGCAGCGCGAGCCCGATCGGCGTTACGTCGAACAGATGGAAGGGTTCCATGCCCTCCGGCAACAGGTCGTTCAGCAGGATCAGCGGGCTGGAACCGACCAGCGTGATCGTGCCGCCGACGATCGCGGCAAAGCCCATCGGCATCAGCAAACGCGACAGCGGGATCCCCAACCGGTTGGAGATCCGGCTCATGACCGGCATGAACAGCGCGGCGGCACCAACGTTCTGCATGAAGCTCGAGATCACGCCCACGGTGCCGGATACAGTCGGGATGATCCGCTGCTCCGTAGCCCCCCCCACCCGCATGATGAATGCCGCGACGCGGTGCATCACTCCGGTCTTGTCCAGGCCCGCACCGATGATCATCACCGCGATGATCGAGATCACGGCATTGGAGGCGAACCCGGCGAACAGCTGGTCGGCGTCGGTAATGCCCCCGAGCCCGGGCACCAGACTCAGCAGCCCCAGCAGAACCATCACCGACACCGCAGCGACATCCACTCGCACGACCTCGGACACGAACAGGAAGATCGTGAACGCAAGCAGGGCAAGCACCACGATCATGTCCGTGGTCAGGGTGAGATTCTCCATGACGTTTCCTGGCGTTCGGGAGGCCCGCGACCGCGACCGGTGGCCTCGGGCAACGCGACCGCTGCGGCCGCGGAAACGGGAAATTATTTCATTACTGGGGGTGCGAAGCAAAGACACAGCCCCGAGCGAGCGCCCGCCAGCACCCCACCCGAAGCGATTGCGGACCTCGGAGCGAGTGCCGATCCGCCTGGGCTCAGGTATTCTCGTGAGATTCCGTGGAACTGAGGAGTCGCGTGATGATGCAAGAACTTTCCCCCGTTGGCCGGTTCCAGACCATCGTGCTGGCCACCGATGGTTCCGAATACAGCGCGGCGGCCGAAACAGCCGCGGTGGACATGACCCGACACTGCGAAGCGCAACTCCTGGTGACCCGGGTCGTGCTGACCAATCCGGAATACGAGGCGCTGGTGCCCGACCGCGTGCAGCAGGCCGAGACAGAGGCCCAGAAACAGATCGATGCACTCGCGGGCAAGGCTCGCGCCGACGGGATACACGTCGAGACGATCCTGCGGCACGGCGCCGACCCCTACCACGAAGTGGTGCGAGTCGCCGACGAAAAGCATGCCGACGTGATCGTGATCGGCCGACGCGCCCGCAGCGACCTCGCCCGGCTGATGGTCGGCGATTCGACCGCCAAGGTCATCGGGCTGGCCTCGTGCAGCGTGCTGGTCGTGCCCCGCGGAACGCAGATGCCCGAACAGCGCATTCTGGTCGCCACCGACGGATCCCGGCTCGGCGACGCCGCCGCCTACTCGGCGGTGCGCCTGGCCAGGCGCTGCAACCTGCCGCTGACGGTGGTCACGGTAGCGCCGCCCGATGGCACGAAAGAACAACGGACCGAGGCGGACGCCGCACTGGAACGCGTGCGCAAAGCGGCCGAGACGGAAGGGATCGGCATCGAGGCCCTGCGCGAGGAAGGGCGCCGGCCGGACGAAGTGATCACCGATGTGGCGACGCGCCGCAACGCGGACCTGATCGTGGTGGGAAGCCATGGCCGCACCGGGCTCTCCCGGTTGCTGATGGGCAGCGTCTCGGAACGCGTAATCGGCAACGCCCGATCCCCGGTGCTGGTAGTCAAGGCCTCCGCCTGAGGCCCGCCCGCGGCCTCGCCTCGATGCGCGGGGATCAGCCCCTGCGCCTGAACAGGAAGTCGTGGACCCGGTGGCCCAAACGCAGGCCGCGGCGCTCGAACCGGGTCTCGGGCCGCCGCTCCGGCCGCGCGGGCAGCGGCTGCGGACCTTCCGGCCGGAACCCGCCGTCCTCGACACCCATCACGGCCTGGACGTGGGCCGCGTAATCGTCCCAGTCGGTGGCGATATGCAGCAGCCCGTCGGGGCGCAGGCGCGAAGCGAGCAGCCGCACGAAATCCGGCTGGATCAACCGGCGCTTGTGGTGCCGCTTCTTGTGCCAGGGATCCGGGAAGAAAATCTGAACCGCGTCCAGGCTCGCGGGAAGGATACAGCGCTCGAGCACTTCGACCGCGTCCCGGTCGAAAATGCGGATGTTCTCCAGCCCCCGGCGTTCCATCTCGACCAGGAGATGGCCGACCCCCGGCCGGTGCACTTCGATCCCGATGAAGTCCTGCTCCGGTGCCTGCTCTGCCTGCCGTGCGAGGCTCTCGCCGCTGCCGAAACCGATCTCCAGCGTGACCCGAGCGCAGCGCCCGAACAGCGCCGCGCGATCGAATGGCGCGTCGCCCGGGTCGACACCGTACCGCGGCCAGAGGGTCTCCAGCGCACGGGCCTGACCGGTGGTGAGGCGACCCTCGCGACACACGAAGCTGCGCACCCGCCGGCGCTCGACAGCGAGCCGATCGGAGGCCGGTCCCGTCATCGGTTCAGGTAAAAAAGTAGCCGGTTTCCGGTGACGACGCGCTGGCATGGCGCCGCGGCGCCATGCGCCCGGCCAGGAAGGCCTCGCGCCCGGCGATGATCGCGTGTTTCATCGCTCCCGCCATGCGCACCGGATCACGGGCCGCCGCGATCGCGGTGTTCATCAGCACGCCGTCGCAGCCCAGTTCCATCGCGATCGCGGCGTCCGACGCGGTGCCGACACCGGCGTCCACCAGCACCGGGACCCCCGCCTGTTCGACGATCTCGCGGATGTTGTAGCGGTTCTGGATGCCGAGACCGGAACCGATCGGCGCCGCCAGCGGCATCACCGCCTTGCAGCCGGCCTGCTCCAGGCGGCGTGCCAGCAGCGGATCGTCGGTGGTGTACACCATCACGTCGAACCCCTCGGCCACCAGGATCTCCGCGGCCTTCAGCGTCTCGAAGCTATCCGGATAAAGGGTCTTCGGATCACCCAGCACCTCGAGCTTCACCAGGCTGTGACCGTCCAGCAGCTCCCGGGCGAGGCGGCAGGTGCGGATCGCTTCGTCGGCGCTGTAGCAGCCGGCGGTGTTCGGCAGCAGCGTGTACCGATCCGGCGGCACCGCTTCGAGCAGGTTCGGCTCGCCCGGAGTCTGGCCGATGTTGGTACGGCGGATCGCGACGGTCACGATCTCCGCACCGCTGGCCTCGATGGCCAGCCGGGTCTGCTCCAGATCCCGGTACTTGCCAGTGCCGACCAACAAGCGGGAGACAAAGGTTCGATCGCCGACCCGGAAGGTGTCGGCAGCGTCGGTTGCAGCAACAGCGGTCATGCGGATCCCTGCGTTGATGGTTCTGGGCCGGGCTGCGGCCCGGCGGTGACGGGGCGGATCATCCGCCCCCGATGGCCTGTACGATCTCGACACGGTCCTCCGGCGACAGCCGGAACGTCGCATGCTCGCCTCGCGGGACGAGTTCGCCGTTCACCTCCACGGCCAACCGGCGCCCGGCCAGATCCAGCAGGGCCAGCAACTGACCGAGCGTCGCCGCGCCGGAATCCGCCGGCGGTGCGAACGTATAGGGCTCGCCGTTCAGGATGATCTGCATGGTGCAACCCGTTTGCGCGTTGAGCGTCGGACATCGAGCGCATACAATAGCGGGCCGACGCGGGTGTAGCTCAATGGTAGAGCCTCTGCTTCCCAAGCAGATGACGAGGGTTCGATTCCCTTCACCCGCTCCATCTCTCGGTTCACCTGCGCACCCATGCGCGAATTCTACCACCTGCCCCCCGTCCTCGCGATCGACCGCGCGGACTGTTTGCGCATGCCTTGCGCGCCCTGGGCGACCCCTTAATACGAACTAGACTTTGTCTAACCTGCTGGTATATGCTCCTGCCATGAGCGTGTCACAGAACAGCGTGGAGCGTCTTCCGCGGGAGCAGGCCGTCGACCTGCTCGACCGCCACGGCATCTCCCCCACCGAGCAGCGAATCGAAATCGCGTCGCTGTTGTTCGCGCGTCATCAGCACCTCAGTGCCGAACAGATTCTCGCCCAGCTCAGCCGGCAGGCCAGCCGCGTGTCCAAAGCCACGGTCTACAACACCCTAAAGCTGTTCGCCGAAAACGGCCTGGTGCGCGAGGTGATCATCGACCCCGCAAAGCGCTTCTACGACTCGAACCTGGATCCGCACCACCACCTCTTTTACACGGATACCGGCCGGCTCGAGGACGTGCCTCCGGCCCAGGTCGATGTAGCCGGCCTCCCGACCCTGGCGAATGGGCTCGAGATCGTGGGCGTGGACGTGGTCATCCGGGTCGCTCCGCGCAAACCATCCTGACGCGGCAACGTTGTTGTCAGGCCGTACGCTCGGCTATCATTCGCTCCTCGCCGACGTAGCTCAGCTGGTAGAGCAGCCGATTCGTAATCGGCAGGTCCGCAGTTCGATTCTGCGCGTCGGCACCATAGAACAAACACTTAGGCCACCGGACAAGGTGGCCTTTTTTGTTTCCGATGTCCGTGTAGCCACTGTGTAGCCGATTTTCGTCTACATGCGCTTCCGCGTAGCCAGATACCGGGAGAGCCAAGCCAGCGCCCTAGACCGGCGCGAGTCCCGCGCCCCCAACGAAAAACCCCGGCACAGCGGCCGGGGCCGGTAGGGTCGGCGGGGCTGGCGGCAACCGGTCACTCAGGCCGGTCTCGCAGGATGAAGGAACGCCCAACAATCGTTGCCAGCGCCGCTACTGCCAGTCGCTCGATCGCTCGAGGTTCAACGCCCGCAGCCGGGACAGGATCTCCGGGTCCGGCATGTCGGGCGTGTAATCCGTCCACCCATAGGCCGCAGCCACCGCTTCGTCCAGACCCCGGTGCGCGTGATCCAGCCAAGTCGGCCGCTGGTTGTACCAGTTGGTCAGGGTGCGCTTCTTCAGGTGGGCTTCATGCGCCAGTTTCGAGACAATCCGATCCGAATAGCCCGGCACGACCTCCGGCACCCGATCGACCCACTCGGGCAAGTTCAGCCGGTTCGTGCGCAGCGTGCTGACGCCGAGAGAGCCCCCTGCGCACGCGGGGCGCGCTTCACGGCCCTGACCGGGCAGTCACAGATCATCCGGGTGTGGCTGCTTATGGATCCAGAACAACCCAGGGTCCGTGGCCATTATCAAGAAAATCCTCATCCACGTTCACATGCAAGAGCCCACGAAGAAAGCAGACAGTGGCTGCCCGCTTGTGCCATCCAGAGATGATCGCGGGAAACGCGATCCGACAGAGTGCTCAGAGGCTCCGCTTTGACGTGCGACCCGTAACGAAAACAGCGTTCTTCGGCGGAACCCTTTCCAAGCTCTGGGATGCGCCTGGACGAGGCCTGGTTGACTCGCCACCTGGCGGCAGACTAGAAAGGTAGCCAGTCACCCCTTGGCGAGATACGCGATGGAGAATCTGTTGGAGCGTATCACGGTCAATCCGGACATCTTCGGCGGCAAGCCGATCATCCGTGGGCACCGACTCGCGGTCGAGCACGTGCTGGGCATGCTGGCGGCGGGCGACACCCCGGAGGCCATCCTTGGCGCCTACCCCTGGCTCGAGTGGGAAGACATCCGTGCCTGCCTGACCTATGCACACCGGATGGTCGAGCATGAGCGTGTGGAGCCCTTCATTGCGCGGACCGCCGCTTGAGGTTTCTGCTCGATTCCTGCGTTGCTGGCCAGTTGAAACAGGCCTTGACGGCTGCAGGGCACGACGTGGAATGGTGTGGAGACTGGCCGCAAGATCCTGGCGACGGTGCTGTTCTCGCGTACGCGCACAAGCAACGCCGCGTCTTGCTGCCCCTCGACAAGGATTTCGGGGAACTCGCGATACTGAAGGGTGCTCCTCACGCCGGTATCCTGCGCTTGTCTGGCCTGAGCCTGTCGGAACATGCCTCATCGACGCTGGCCGTGCTTGACCGTCATGGCGAGGAACTGGAGCAAGGCGCACTGATCACCGTGACTCCGGGCCGACTGCGCATTCGTCATCCGCGTTGACCTCGTTGCCTGGGAACGAGACGCTGCCCCAAGCCGCTCCGGGGTTGCCTCCTCAAGCCAGTCCGGTGCGGTCGTGCTGCGCGCATTCTTTGCTGCCCGCCCCTGCCACGGGCTGCGTTGAGCGCCGCGGTCAAATCCGCGGCGGTGCTGCCGGCTCCCCGGCGCTGCAGCAGCTTCAGTAGCTCCCATTGCCGCGTGAGGGTCCGACGGGTGGTGGCGCTGGGCATTCAGCGGGCTCCCTCGAAGAAATGCGCCAGGCGGACCATCGCCAGGGTGTCGCGCTCGCAGTAGCGCAGCAGCGCGTCGCGCAGGTAGGGCCGCACCACGGCGAGGAACGACTCGACGTGCGCGTAGTCATGGGCCGCCAGCGTCGGGGCCCGGCTCGGGGCGATGGTGTCGCGCAGCAGGCCGACCGGGTCGCCTTCCGAGGACAGCAGGTGGTCGGCGAATTTCTGTGACAGCAGGTCGAGCTTGCCCCGCAGCAGGTCGCTGCCGTTGCGCTCCAGCGTCAGCCGCCCCTGGGCGCCGAGGGCAGCGCGCACCTCGCGCTCCGGCAGCTCGAGCAGCCCCGCCAGCGCATGGAACACCTTGGCCGAGGAGAGCGGGCCGAGGTAGTCGGCGGTATCGTCGAGCAGCCGCTCGTTGTGGATCCGCACCGCGAACTCGAGTACCCGGCGGTCGGTCTCCGACCGCCCCACCAGCGCCGCCAGGCGGGCGGTGTTCGCGCGCAGGCGTTCGGGCACCGTCACACGCTTCCGGCTGCGTTCGGCCGCGGCGTGCAGCGACCGCAGCGCCAGGCGCACCGCGCGCGGGTCGTACTCCGGACCCATCGGGTCGACCCATTCACCCAGGCCGATCGCCTCGGCCAGTGCGTCGTTCATCAGACCGTGCGCGGCAACGAACTCGCGGTGGCCGCCGAGCGGCACCAGCATTCGGAGAAGCCAGAGGCGGACGATGGGGAGCAGGTCGCCTGGCGGTGCGGATGAGCAGGAAAGTCGGCGGCGGCGCATGGGGATCTCCTTCGGGGGTGGAGATCATTCTCCGGGTCGGCGCGTCAAAATGTTTCGCACCCTGCCCCGGCGACTGCGACACCCTGCGTAAACCCGACACACTACCGACGCGCGGCACAGGCGGCAGGAGACACAACCAAAGCTTGAGACAAGCCGTAAAATATCACGCCCCATGTGATCGTATCCCTGCCAACAGGGCCGGGGCGTCGTTGGGCGACCGGTTGCCCCGGCTTGAAGCCGGGCAGGCACCGAGGAGGCAGGCCTGGAGGCTTGCCTGGCCGAAACCGCCCGGAGCCCGGGTCAGGCCCCGCCCCCGCCCCCGCCCCCGCCCCCGCTTCCCGAACCCGAACCCGAACCCGAACCCGAACCCGAACCCGAGACTTGGTGTCGCCGGTGGTCTCAGTCCAGCGTGGAACGGTCTACCCGCAGCGCCTCGCGCCGCTCCTCGACCCTCTGTGGGTGTGCGTCCTGGAGCCGGCCACCCAGGTGCTCGGCGAGGAAGTCCTCCAGCGCTGCCATCACCGCCAGGCGGTTGGTCTCGTCGACCAGTCCGTGGCCCTCGTCGGGGGCAAGGTAATACGCCACGTCGTGACCGGCATCCCTGAGAACGCGCACGATCTGGTCGGACTCGGCCTGGACCACACGCGGATCGTTGGCGCCGTGAACGACCATCAGCGGTGCACGGATGTGCTGGGCCGAGAACAGGGGTGACTGCGCCTTCAGCCGCTCCCGGTCTTCCGGATCCTCGGGGTCGCCGACCCGCCGTTGCCAGCGCGCGATGCCCGGGCGCCAGTAGGCGGGAAAGGACTCGACCAGCGTGATGATGTTCGAGGGCCCGACCACCGAGACACCGGCCGCGTAGAGGTCGGGCGTGAACGCGAGACCCGCGAGGGTTGCGAAGCCGCCGTATGAGGCCCCGTAGATGGCGATCCGGTCGGGATCGGCAATGCCTTCGTCAATCAGGTGCTTCACGCCATCGGTGATGTCGTGTTGCATGACTCCGGTGCCCCAGCCGCGGTTGCCGGCGTTCAGGAATTCCTTGC contains these protein-coding regions:
- a CDS encoding SLC13 family permease, translating into MENLTLTTDMIVVLALLAFTIFLFVSEVVRVDVAAVSVMVLLGLLSLVPGLGGITDADQLFAGFASNAVISIIAVMIIGAGLDKTGVMHRVAAFIMRVGGATEQRIIPTVSGTVGVISSFMQNVGAAALFMPVMSRISNRLGIPLSRLLMPMGFAAIVGGTITLVGSSPLILLNDLLPEGMEPFHLFDVTPIGLALLASAIVYFVVFGRFVLPSADTKGSSGENTAEYFQRVYGLNYQIREANVASDCDLVGLTVAEIEQRFGIVIIGSHLKGDLRMGPWSGYELEAGQDLAVLGSPEALGRFLDATGIRPRRELKVFADAMAPGKSGVAEVVIAPGSSLIGKTVTDVAMRRTYGLSVLRLQRGEEPIREGLRDVPLRGADTLVVHCDWESLARLEGNRDFVIVTSDYPREQLRPSKVPHALAFLALALGMILFTDLPLSVSLLTGALGMILTGVLDIDDAYRAVSWKTVFLLASLIPLGAAVENTGTAAWIAQNTLDLLGQVSPWVLQATIFALATFFTLVMSNVGATVLLVPLSINFAMAAQVAGMEADPRVFALTVAIATSNSFLIPTHQVNALIMGPGGYRVKDYLRAGSIMTLLFMVVALVMLNIVF
- a CDS encoding universal stress protein, which encodes MMQELSPVGRFQTIVLATDGSEYSAAAETAAVDMTRHCEAQLLVTRVVLTNPEYEALVPDRVQQAETEAQKQIDALAGKARADGIHVETILRHGADPYHEVVRVADEKHADVIVIGRRARSDLARLMVGDSTAKVIGLASCSVLVVPRGTQMPEQRILVATDGSRLGDAAAYSAVRLARRCNLPLTVVTVAPPDGTKEQRTEADAALERVRKAAETEGIGIEALREEGRRPDEVITDVATRRNADLIVVGSHGRTGLSRLLMGSVSERVIGNARSPVLVVKASA
- the trmB gene encoding tRNA (guanosine(46)-N7)-methyltransferase TrmB, which encodes MTGPASDRLAVERRRVRSFVCREGRLTTGQARALETLWPRYGVDPGDAPFDRAALFGRCARVTLEIGFGSGESLARQAEQAPEQDFIGIEVHRPGVGHLLVEMERRGLENIRIFDRDAVEVLERCILPASLDAVQIFFPDPWHKKRHHKRRLIQPDFVRLLASRLRPDGLLHIATDWDDYAAHVQAVMGVEDGGFRPEGPQPLPARPERRPETRFERRGLRLGHRVHDFLFRRRG
- a CDS encoding thiazole synthase produces the protein MTAVAATDAADTFRVGDRTFVSRLLVGTGKYRDLEQTRLAIEASGAEIVTVAIRRTNIGQTPGEPNLLEAVPPDRYTLLPNTAGCYSADEAIRTCRLARELLDGHSLVKLEVLGDPKTLYPDSFETLKAAEILVAEGFDVMVYTTDDPLLARRLEQAGCKAVMPLAAPIGSGLGIQNRYNIREIVEQAGVPVLVDAGVGTASDAAIAMELGCDGVLMNTAIAAARDPVRMAGAMKHAIIAGREAFLAGRMAPRRHASASSPETGYFFT
- the thiS gene encoding sulfur carrier protein ThiS; amino-acid sequence: MQIILNGEPYTFAPPADSGAATLGQLLALLDLAGRRLAVEVNGELVPRGEHATFRLSPEDRVEIVQAIGGG
- a CDS encoding Fur family transcriptional regulator encodes the protein MSVSQNSVERLPREQAVDLLDRHGISPTEQRIEIASLLFARHQHLSAEQILAQLSRQASRVSKATVYNTLKLFAENGLVREVIIDPAKRFYDSNLDPHHHLFYTDTGRLEDVPPAQVDVAGLPTLANGLEIVGVDVVIRVAPRKPS
- a CDS encoding DUF433 domain-containing protein; translation: MENLLERITVNPDIFGGKPIIRGHRLAVEHVLGMLAAGDTPEAILGAYPWLEWEDIRACLTYAHRMVEHERVEPFIARTAA
- a CDS encoding DUF5615 family PIN-like protein: MRFLLDSCVAGQLKQALTAAGHDVEWCGDWPQDPGDGAVLAYAHKQRRVLLPLDKDFGELAILKGAPHAGILRLSGLSLSEHASSTLAVLDRHGEELEQGALITVTPGRLRIRHPR